GGGAGTTGACATCGGCCGTGCGTCTGGGGGCCGCCGTCACGGCGGTCACCCTGGACCGATTGGACGCCTTTAGGAAGTACGCGGTCACCGTGAGGGCGGCGTCGCACGGACGCACCGGCGCGCCCAGCACACGCACGGCCGTCACCATGATCGACCGTGAGCACTGGCGCCGACAGACAAACGTGGCCGCACGGATGTCGGTCGGGGCTTTTGACTTACGTGGCCGTCCGTCTACGCCCCGGCAGGTCCCCCGGCCCCGCCCCCCAGCGTGAGGGTGAGCGCGGCGCAGGTGACGTGGTCGTCAGTCTTGTTTCGCTTCAACTGCTCGTGGTTCAGCGACGTCAACGGCGCCGTCAGATACTTTGCCGTCATCGTGGCTCAGTCGGACGGTAAGGGCTTTCCTTCGGACGAGGTTGGTctgtggccgccgccgccgccgccgccgcgttctGAGCGCGCTTGTGTCCCCAAACAGCCCACGAGGTCCTGCTGCCCGAGCAGCGCCACCCACTGCCCTCCTACAGCCATTATGTCAACAACGCCTCGGTCAGGGCCTACCAGAGCGCCTACTTCCTCAACAGATGCCCACGAGATGCCAGCACGACAGCCGGCCAGGTCAAACGCGTGCGTTGCAAGCGGGCGGGCGTCCGGGCGGTGAAGCTGACCGAGCTTTGCTCCCTTTGCTCAGTCGGTGGAGGTCAACTTGGGGGCGGGAGGCGACCGACTGGGCGGGCCCTGTGATCGTTCCCGTGACAACTCCTACTTGGGCGAGAGCTTTGGAGACTTCTGCGACGGCCCGCTCAAGCAGAGAACTTCTTACAGGTCACCACTGACTCCGTTGGGAGGGGGGCGCCCGGCGCGCTTGACGCTAACTTGTACGTGCGCGTGCAGACTCAGCGTGCGAGCGTTCACGCGACTGTTTGACGAAAACGGCAGAGAGTTTCCTCAGCCGCTCTTCAGCGACACCTACCTGTCCGCCCCGCTCAGGACGCACGCAGGTAAGCCATATGCACGGTCCAGCAGGTGTCACCGGCGCTCCTGTGACGTGCGTGCGTTGCTGCCAGAGCCACTAGGGGGCGCGGTGGAGGGAGCCAGCACCTGCACGTTCGCATTAGGCGTGATGGTGACCCTGGCGTCCCTGCTGCTGTACCGCCGGCGAGTGAGGAAAGTGTAAGTCCGCTTGCCGCCTCGTCCCGCCTCGTGCCTTTGCCGCTGGCCTTacctttgtttgtttgcagtGCGGCGGCGCAGGAGAACCCGCTGGTCAGGATCAATCTGTGGAAGGCGCCGCGTAGCACCGCCACGTACTTGGGCGTCAAGAGGTCAGTGTGTGCGCTCCGTAGCTCCCTCGTGGTTCCGGCTGACCGCTGTGCTTTTGCTTCTCAGCAGCGCTCGTCGCGTCTCCAGGTGAGTACAATGGTGACCGTACAATCGACGACGTGTTGTGTGACGTGTGCGCTGTGCGTGCAGTCCGGTGAAAGCCGCTCACTTTGAGTCTCACCTGTCGAAGCTCCAAGCGGACGCCGGCGTTCTCATGTCGGAGGAGTTTGAGGTAAGGCGTCGGCCGCCGAGCGCCAACTCGGCGGGGCGGCGTCCCGCCCTCACTTGAGGTGTGACCGGTAGGAGCTGAAGGAGGCGGGTCGCAGTCAGCCGGCGGAGGCGGCGCGCCTGCCCGACAACCGCGCCAAGAACCGCTACAACAACATCTTGCCGTGTGCGTTCCCTTCCTGCCCGACCGCCCGCCTGGCGCCCGCCCCGCGTAACGCACCTGAATGCGCTTTTCCAGATGATTCCACACGCGTCAAGCTGTCATGTCTGGACGACGACTCGTGCTCCGACTATATTAACGCCAGCTACGTGCCGGTACGCACGCATGCGCTCTGCACGCTATGCGCTCTGCACGCTATGCGCTCTGCACGCCGTGTCACCGGAGTTGCTCCCGCTTGTGTTGCAGGGTTCCAACTTCCGTCGCGAGTACGTGGCCACGCAAGGCCCGCTGCCCGCCACCAAGGACGACTTCTGGAGGATGCTGTGGGAACACGGCGTGCGTGTCGTCGTCATGGTGACGCAGTGCGTGGAGAAGGGACGGGTACGATGCTGCGCGACGCGGCCTGACCTCGTGACCTCTACGCGGTGAAGATGACCTGACGGTGACGCCTGCGCCGTGTCGGTCGCGCAGGTCAAGTGCGAGCGCTACTGGCCTTGCTATGATGAGACGGCGTACTACGGCGAGCTGCTGGTCCAGATGACGTCAGAGTCGGTTCTTCCCGAGTGGACGGTCCGCGACTTCCGCATTTCCCCGGtgggtgagcgagcgagcgagcgagtgttaTGCCCGCGGGTCACCGCTAACTGTGGCGGCTGCCACGCTCACAGGAGAGAGGCGGAGCCCCCCGCGCCGTCCGCCACTTCCACTTCACCGTGTGGCCCGACCACGGCGTCCCCGAGGGCACGCATGCCCTCGTCCACTTTGTCAGGACCGTGCGAGAGTTTGCGGACCGCTCGGCCACCCCCGGGCCCACCGTGGTCCACTGCAGGTTGCGGAGCACGCTCGGCGGGTCGTGCCGTCACGTCTGCCTTTTTTCACGTGGGTTGGTTTTCAGCGCCGGCGTGGGCCGCACGGGGACCTTCATTGCGCTGGACCGCCTGCTGCAGGAGCTGGACGCCGAAAGCGGCGTGGACGTGTACGGCTGCGTCTTTGACCTGCGCCTCCACCGCCAGCACATGGTCCAGACGGAGGTGaggcctaaccctaaccctggctGGATGGTCACGGTGATGTCACTTCCTTCCCATTGCAGTGCCAGTACGCCCTCCTGCATCAATGCGTGCGCGATGTGCTGAGAGCACGCAAACATCAGAGCGACTACGCCATCTATGAAAACTTTGACCCAGACTTGTGCCGCCGCGGTGAGTGAGAACGATGGTGGCGTCCTTGCGCAATGATGTCGCCGCTGCGCTCACGCCGCTTTGCCCCTCGCTCTCCTGTTCCAGAGCTGATCTGCTCGGGCCGCTGACGCAAGGAAGCGCCGTGGCTATGATGGAAGCGAATGAATGCATTTacttttacatttgaaaaggaTGTCAATATGATGAGTAATCCATAGCAGGAAGTATAACACTTTTTACTGTCAGCATTTACAAGCAAACTTGTCTATCTATAGGTTGTATCCGTTGCACTTTAGCTGAGCCAGCAAATAAAGAGAGCTAGCAACAATGTCGCGGTGTTTGTTGAGCTACCTCACTCCACTTTTTCGGGTTCAACCTGTGACGCTTGACAATGGACAATGACGTCACAAGCCTGTGCCGCGAGCACATTTCCGACGAAGGCGCTGAAAAGTGGGCGTTACCTTGGGCGCGACCGGACCGGAGTGGAGTCGTCCGCGGAGCGAGTGCAGGTGCGCAATCAGTTGGCTCTTGGCAAGTGGCCGCCACCTTGGCCTCGTGGAACGCAGCAGCACAGCAGCGCAAAGGTCAGTCAATGCGACGCCGACGCAGGCAGCGCCCCCTGCTACGGCCGGCCATTGCGTCGagtccggccggccgggcggggGGGCGCTGCAACGATACCACGTGATACCACGGGAGACcacggccgcccgcccgcccgctcacgAGCAGACAAGTAGCAAAAGAAAGCCGGCCGGCTAGATTTGTCAGAGGAAACTGAGCTAAATGTCGAGTAGACACCTTGAGCAGAAACGAGCCAAAAGTGGAGTGGATGCTTAAACGTACGTGTGTCTGTCTGCTTTAATAACGAACGCTTGTTTCGACATGACACGCTCCTCCGGCGGTAGTGACGTCACGCTAGGCCGCTAAATGACATGTTGACAGATGACGATCGCAAGTTTCATTATCAGAATATTTATTTGTGGCTAAGAAAAACAGAGAACACAACTATTTGTTACTCTGCAAACACTAGCTGCCATATTGAGTCCAGGTCAAATCAGGTGGGGAAACAAAACAAGCGGGCTGTCTCCCTGGCAACCGGATGCGGCGGGCGCCCCCCGGTGGCGGTTTGAGGAATGCGGATGCGTCCTCCAAAAAGGACAAGTGTGCTGATGCCAATCCCTTTGTGCCTTCACTCCATTTCCAACGCCGTTTGTCCACCAAGTAGACTTACTGATTACTCGTCAACATTTAGTAACACGCATTCGATGCCTCAACATGCAAAATGGCGTCAGGGTGGGGACAAACGCGGACGAGCGTAACAGCCGTGGCTTTGCCCGCTCGGGAGCGTTGCTGACCGCCAAGCAGTTTCCCGGGCCATGTTCTGAGCCCGACTGAACAAGCGAGAACACAAAGTGTACAGTTTCAACTGGCTTTGGACTCGATGCTCAGCGGGGTTTCTGTGGACATGTGTGCCatggcatcatgttgccttttttttttctcttttagtgTGAAAGGATGCTACAAAGTCCACTTCCTGTCCTGGCCTCACCCTAAGCCTCACTTCAGGGGAGAAGGCAATCAAAAAAATCAGGTGAGGAAAACGCAAATGTAGGTTTCTTGGACCGTCGGTCGAGGGTGGGGCTGGCGGCCGGgcgagcggccggccggccggccaatcAGAAGGCCTGCTGGGCGGGGTTGTAGTTGAAGGTGGAGGGAACGTGAGGTCGCTCTTCCAGTTTGTCGTACTCCAGGTGGAACTCCTGATtgggagggttagggttagcatgtgcggctgtgtgtgtgtgtgtgtgtgtgtttgcgtgacaCCTTGGCAACCTTCCTCCAGTTGAGGCAGTCAAAGAAGTAGTACGTGCCCCTCTCGTAGGCGTTTGTCTTGAGCGACGGCTCCATGCCGGGTGCCCGCGTGATCCACACCCGCTCCTCCTTGTGGTAGCGCCAGTCCCTGTTGAAGCTAGCGTGCCCACACATGTTGTGATGCGCCGGGTGCGCATGAGCGAGTGCGcgagtgagtgcgtgcgtgcggctcTCACAGCTCCACGGCggacagcagctgcagcaggtcGCCGCCGTTCATGTAGTAAAGGTAAAAGAGGAGGTCCTCACCGTAGCGGGACAACTTGATGGCGGCCAGCTGGACGGCAGCACAATGTCAGCACCTGcaggcgcgcacgcacgcacgcacgcacgcgcacatggCCGTACCTTGTCCCGTATGTGGACGTTGGTCAAGTATTCCGACGGTACGTGAAAATCTGCCCGGCGAGGAGGAAAGCATCCGGTTAACCCACTCTGGCCAGTTGTTCCGCGCCGCCAAACTCACCGATGTCCTGCGGCCGGCACGGCGCCGACGCCCACGGAGACGCAAACTTGGGGTAGAGGTTCCTGCAGGGCGGCAGGACAAGATGTTGTgattggtggtggggggggggggcgatatgGGGGCAACGGCGGCGTACTCGGGCGAGTTGAGGTTGAGGCCTAGCGTGGTGAGGTCGGATCCGAGAGCCAGGTGCACCGTGCCGGGCTCGGTCTCGGCCGCCCGGATGAACGTCAGCAGGCCGATCATGCCGAATTGGTCCGTTACCATGCCGAGCGGGATGTTGCTCACGCGTCCTGCAAGCGAGCGGCGTGAGGCTGCGCGTGCGCCCGGCCGGCTTTGTCAGCTCGGGCGCGCCCGCGTGTCTCACCGTCGGGCAGCACCTGTATTCCTTTCTTGTGCTGGTTGTCGCTGCTCGCCGACACACAACTTTTGTCACCCGGAAACTTTGGAGCGTCTGTGTTGGAGGCGGGCTTACCTGAAGAGCCGAGGTTCTGAGCGGCCGAGACGAGAGTCAGCCCACAGCAATTCGCCGGCGGCTTTGCAgcgagcgcgcgcgcgcgtcaCCGTTTTGCCGTCGTCGCCGGGGTCTTTGGTCTGGTAGTTTGGGCCCGGTAGTGCTGGGAAATCCTCGTTGTGGATGGAGAAGTCTTGCGACTGCTCGCCAGACGGCTTAGTTACCATGCCGACTGCGGGGAGGGGTCACGGCCGGGGTGAGCCTGACAAAAGCGGTGGGCACTCGCTGGCTCGGCGTGTCGCTCACCGTAAGGCGCCCGCCCGGCCAGCGGGTTGAGCAGCGGCGCGGGGTTGGCGCCGCCGTCTCGCCGACCGCGGTCGGCCAGCGCCGGGAAGTCGGACGGGTCCAGGCCCGTCACGTTTTCGCTGCCATCTGCCAACGCCACGCAGGTCAGGAAGGAAAGGGAACGATGAAAGGTGGCGATGGTGACCGAACCGCCGTTGTGTGCGGGTTTGTTTACCTGTGCCGTTGAAGACGTTGAATCCGGGAGTCCTGCTCGCGCCGAAACCTGACATGCTGGCACAAGCAAGCGAGCACGCATGCAGGTCACACGAGCGCCGAGTCCCGGCCCGGGGGCCCCGAGTCGGACAGTACCTGCTGATGGTGAAGGCTTGCCGCGACTGTTTGGGCATTCCAATGATGCTGGGCGAGGGGCCGCCCGGACtccgccccccgcccccccgttCTCCCCCCACCTGGTGGTTGTGGTTGAGGACGGCGCGGCCGTTCTTGGGCGGAATCCCCCTGCCGTGAGGCCACTTTTGGTTACTCGGAAAACACTTTGGCGTATTCGCTGACCTCTGTTGACGGCGTACCTGCCGGGCGAGGAAGGCGTGTGGGCGGCGGCCGACTGAGCGAGTCCGCTTCGACTCGGCGGCGCCCCGCTGTTGAGGCCGCGCGCGGGGAAGCCGAGCGCACCTGAACGCaacgagaagaagaagaatcagCACCTGACTTGAGAGCCGGGTTCCAATCCGGGCTCGGGCCTTCGCCTGCGAGCGAGCGTGTCTGCTTCATGCGAGACGCCGATGCATCTTGCTGGCGAGCGGTCGGAGGGATGACGGGTCGCGGGGTCTTACTCTGAGGGCCGTAGAGACTGGCTCCCAGCTGCGACAGCTGTCCCGAGGCGCAGGACGGGGCCGCCGTGGTCCGAAAGACAAAGGCGTCTCGCTGACGTCCGCCGGCGTCGGCGAGGTCATCCACGGCGCCGCTTCCGTCTTTGTCGGCGCGCTGCGGGAAGACGGACGGCTGGCCGTAGTAGAGGCCGCCCGGCTCGTCGTACTCGCCCTCCGCTCCCGCCTCCGTGAACTTCTTCCGGTTAGCCCCAAACATGGCCGCCGTGTCACCTGCCACAAACCCCCCAAATTTGGCCACTAGTTTTAAATAATTGCCGTTAGGGCGGCCGATGAATGGCTGCTGCAACTGCCAATTCAATATCAATCCAATGATTTCCCCTTTGGCCAGCTGGCGCTTAAGGCAGGTTTCCCGATTGACTTATTTTGATGGCAAGATTTCTGCAAAGTGTTTACAAACTGGGGCGCGCTTATGATCGGTCAGGTGACGAGGTGGGCGTGTCTTTGTGTCCTAACACGAGGGAGGACTGTGTCGAGTGAGGTCAGCAGTTGGCGATGGGCACGCAGGAAACAGGAAAGCTGcacaagagcgagcgagggagcgagctTGGAGGTGAGCCAATGTGCCGTTTGCAATGTCATTGGCCCAAATCTTCATAATTGGCGCCGCGCGACTCTGCGGATGACGTAACGGCAAGCCGGCTCGACGTGCGGCACTGTCGCAAACGGTTAGCCTTAGCTACGAAGGCTAACGTCATTACCTTCCTGCGCCGGTGAGTGCCGGCGAGCCGGTAGCGCCACTGGCCTTTTCATTTGGGGTGCGGTGGAGCTCGCGGCAGTCTTTGAAACACTCGCAGCTGACGTCGCATGGGCTGCCACAGTCTCCCGAAGGAGCGTTAGCCGCCTGGCTCGAAGTAGCTAAAGTAACTCtcgcggctggctggctggctgcctggctggctggctttccAAAGCCTTTCGGAGTATTCGCAAGGTCGGGTCGGGCCGCTTCTGGGTGCAGTCTACTCAAAAGTTCACCAGTCTGCCGTTTGCCAGTCTTGCAATTTGGGCACATGACGCTCGACTGGCTGTAAGTagaacgacaacaacaaaaggcTGAGGAGGGACGACTCGTGgcgggagaaagaaagaaaggtcaCCGGCGCGATGGAGCCTCCCTCCGCGACTTCAATGTTCAGTCGATGAACCCGACGACAGAAACGGAATTAGGCGGGCGAATTGAAAGGATTtttaagagagaaaaaaaaggaaaaataagcTTACCGCATCAATCTTTCCTCACCGCTACCTTCCAAGATGGACGACATTGCGCAGCATGCTGGGAGTTGGAGTTTGAATGGCTCGCCGCTTAGTTCCACCTCgcctatggatggatggatggatagagtgGGAGggagtgatggatggatggatggatggaaacaaACCACTCTCGTGGAAAGTGATGAGCGGAGAATAGACAGTAGAATAGGCTTGGCTCGACCACAATGGAATGGTATGGATTCAATGCAATACGTTAAGAGCGCAACGGTAGGGTCGGGAGGAGCGGGCCGGCGCCGACGTGTCGAATTGCGCACAATGCCACTCGAAGCGCCCCTTTTCCTGCTAAGTATGAGCCTTTTTTCCAGCAGAAAACATGAATCCAAGCAACTCAAGACTCATCCAAACGCAATTCAGACGACGACGATTCCAGTACCGTGTTTGGTGTCATTTCTTCTTCGCCGACGCTTCCTACGCCACGGGCGACTCTACTCGGTTTTTGGCGCCGAGCGAGAGAAAATGCGCAGACGAGCAGAGTTGGcagtgattttaatccattgaTCGGCAACAATTGAACAAACACGACGCGCGCACACAAAAACTTTTGGCTTTGTCACACCCGTTTGGCAGCGTTGTTAAGTGGAAGGAGTCGTTAATTAAAGGGACCACAGCGGAGCGGATTGGACGGGACGCTAACATGCGTGTTGCGTCTCGCACGGACAACATGCACGGCGGTCGGCGGCCAAAGACGACATGGAGCGCGCACCTTTCCTTGGCCTTTGTGGCCTTGGCTATTGTTTGCTTCGGGCCCAAGTCGGAAGCACTTTGGTTGCGAAAAGTCTCGCCGGCCGCCAAAACGAGCAGCGGCCTCAAAACGTTCTGCCTTCCTGCCGAGCTTCGGTGAGACTTTTCCGGTGAGAGTCGACTGCTCGTTGAAGCCGATTTCTCTTTCTGCAGCAGCGGACGGCGGTGGATGCGAGCGGCGGAGGCCTCCCGCAGAATCCCGAGGCGGCCGGCAGGGTCCTGAAACACATCAGGTGCGTGCAGATGCCTCGCGGGCGGGGTCCCGAATCACGTCAGGTGCGTGCAAATGCCTCGCGGCGTCCCACCGCATATGGCTTTTCCAACAAGCGCGTGATCTTTGTTTGCCGCGACGGGCTGCTCCTCGTCGGCCGTCCGTCCGCCGACGGTGTCAAAGGCACGCAGGTCGGGAGGTGGGTGGATCGCAAGGGGTGGGGGAGCGGGGCGTACAACAGGCGAGGGTTGAGAGGTCATCTGCTCTGCAGGAAGGCACAAGCACACGTACGTCAAACATAGGCGTGACGTCCGCAAACGACAAGCACTGGGTCGGGTCGGCGTCTACGGCCGGACGCCTGGATTGCGCCCCTCCCCCGCCCCTTCTTCCTGGAAGTTAATCCGCGGCGTAGCGGCAGATGGCGGCGTGCGTCGGGCGCCGCCGCCACGCTCGTTATGAATGATTGCGCGCTGCCGGGCATTAACTTGGGATCACTTTAATCCAGCGCAGCATATGCAAGGCCTGCCGGGACAAATCCAGGCTGACCCGGCCGACGCTTTCCCCGCTCGGCTTTCACGCCGCCGCTTCCTGAAAAGTCGACGAGCTCGTCGAGGcccgtgtttctttttttttgtcccaaaCGACGTTTCCGGGAATGTTTTCCGAGCGCCGCCGATTGTCACTCCGCCGTCACTGTTTGCACTTTGGCGCTTGGGCCATCTGCGTTGTGGTCGTGCGCCGGCGGGGGTGTCGCCGAGGTGGGCCGGCCGCGTGCGCGTTAAAAGGCGGGCGGAAGAAAAGGATCACGGCAGCGTAAAAGGAGGGCACAAAGCGGCGCGGACCTTTTCCGAGTTTGCGCGTGAGCGCTCGGCCTCATCGCCACGGGGCGCCGGCGGCCCACGTGACGCCCGCTAATTATACAGAACCCTTGACGGAACTTCTTCCCCGTGTGTACGCGAGAGCGTGCTTCTTTGCGTGGATCGATGTGCTTATTTGCGTCTTTGAGTGCTCGCTCGccatgtgcgtgtgtttgtgtcaagTTCAATTAGTTTTGAGGTGAGTCTCAAAGGGCGCCACAAGCTCGCACTCGTCAAATCCAAAGCACGTTCTCCGAATTTGAGCGCAAACATGAAAACGGGCGGGGCCAAAAGTCACGTCGCAGGAGGACGCCTCGGTAGATGCGGGTCCCGCATTTTGCCCGGGCCGGGGCCATCGGCACggcgcgcgcgtgtgcgcgcgtgtgtgtgtccatgcgtGCGCGTGAGCGGTGACGCATCAAAGCTAGCCGCCAGGCTAAAGCGTTAGCTTACATAAGAGGGTCGTTGTCGGCCACGTTGCCATCCGCAATGCCTCCCTGAGGTTGGATGATGTCATCGAGCCTTGATGTCACGCCACGATGACATCATCGAGCGTCCTCCATTTTCCTTCCCCCGGCCGCAGCGAGGTTGCAGCTGAGGACCGTGGCGGGCGGCGTCTTATGTAACTTCCTCTTGGTGGCGTGGGCCCCGGCTTTTCCCTAACCCTGACGAGACGCCAAAAAAGTGGACCGCGAGGTTGCACACCATGCCGAGACCTGCGTGTTGTGCGGGGGgtgtcggccggccggccggcagtgACAGCCTTGTGTGCACAATTTGTGTGCGTGCCGTAAATTTCTATGAATGGGTGTGCGCAAGCGTGCATGCGCGCCCGCGTGGCGGAGATTATGGAAATGGAGTGAGGGAttaaaagcaagcaagcaagcaagcagttTGAGTGTCAGCAGCCAAACGAGACGGCCGTTCATCAGCTTTCAGCAGATATTTTTAAGTTTTCTAATCTCCTCACGCCGCACGGCACCACGCGAGGCGAGACGAGGCGTTCAGGGACACGGCAAGCGAGCCCTGCGCCAACGCCGCCGCGCTTCATCATGTAAAAGCGGGAGATGAGGAAGGCGCCACGACTACTGCGTGTCGCCGAGCACGTGACCATCCATTGGCCGAGCGTGTCTCCATCTGCCACGTTTGTGTGCGTTCAGGAGTGTGAAATGCGCGGCGGTGAGCGCGGTTGCCGCGGCAACGCCGCAATTAGCCGCCAATTGACATGAAAGTAACGGGGGCCGAGGCGCACGTCCCGTTCCGCTCGGCCGCGTCCAGATGCCGCTGCGCCGCCGTCGGGCGGAGGAGCCGGAAGAGGGATCCCAAAGTTGGACAATGGCCACGCACTGACCTGGTACGGGTCCCGTCTCCAGACGGCGTATCCACCTGAGATGGGGTCGACGCGCACGCTGGGCGCCCGCCTACAAGTCGGTTTCCCGTGTGTCCAGGCAGAAGGCGTACAGAGAGCTTTTCAGGTCCAAGCCGCTGTTGGCCTCGACCGCCTTGCCCTTGACGGGCGAGTCTTTGCTCTCAGCCGGCggcgctgctgcc
This is a stretch of genomic DNA from Syngnathus typhle isolate RoL2023-S1 ecotype Sweden linkage group LG21, RoL_Styp_1.0, whole genome shotgun sequence. It encodes these proteins:
- the LOC133145430 gene encoding CCR4-NOT transcription complex subunit 2-like isoform X4; the protein is MKRPVALPARRHSPAQEGDTAAMFGANRKKFTEAGAEGEYDEPGGLYYGQPSVFPQRADKDGSGAVDDLADAGGRQRDAFVFRTTAAPSCASGQLSQLGASLYGPQSALGFPARGLNSGAPPSRSGLAQSAAAHTPSSPGRGIPPKNGRAVLNHNHQVGGERGGGGRSPGGPSPSIIGMPKQSRQAFTISSMSGFGASRTPGFNVFNGTDGSENVTGLDPSDFPALADRGRRDGGANPAPLLNPLAGRAPYVGMVTKPSGEQSQDFSIHNEDFPALPGPNYQTKDPGDDGKTNLGSSGRVSNIPLGMVTDQFGMIGLLTFIRAAETEPGTVHLALGSDLTTLGLNLNSPENLYPKFASPWASAPCRPQDIDFHVPSEYLTNVHIRDKLAAIKLSRYASTGTGATTRRSGCGSRGHPAWSRRSRQTPTRGARTTSLTASTGGRLPRSSTWSTTNWKSDLTFPPPSTTTPPSRPSDWPAGRPLARPPAPPSTDGPRNLHLRFPHLIFLIAFSPEVRLRVRPGQEVDFVASFHTKREKKKAT
- the LOC133145430 gene encoding CCR4-NOT transcription complex subunit 2-like isoform X2; translated protein: MKRPVALPARRHSPAQEGDTAAMFGANRKKFTEAGAEGEYDEPGGLYYGQPSVFPQRADKDGSGAVDDLADAGGRQRDAFVFRTTAAPSCASGQLSQLGASLYGPQSALGFPARGLNSGAPPSRSGLAQSAAAHTPSSPGRGIPPKNGRAVLNHNHQVGGERGGGGRSPGGPSPSIIGMPKQSRQAFTISSMSGFGASRTPGFNVFNGTDGSENVTGLDPSDFPALADRGRRDGGANPAPLLNPLAGRAPYVGMVTKPSGEQSQDFSIHNEDFPALPGPNYQTKDPGDDGKTNLGSSGKPASNTDAPKFPGDKSCVSASSDNQHKKGIQVLPDGRVSNIPLGMVTDQFGMIGLLTFIRAAETEPGTVHLALGSDLTTLGLNLNSPENLYPKFASPWASAPCRPQDIDFHVPSEYLTNVHIRDKLAAIKLSRYASTGTGATTRRSGCGSRGHPAWSRRSRQTPTRGARTTSLTASTGGRLPRSSTWSTTNWKSDLTFPPPSTTTPPSRPSDWPAGRPLARPPAPPSTDGPRNLHLRFPHLIFLIAFSPEVRLRVRPGQEVDFVASFHTKREKKKAT
- the LOC133145430 gene encoding CCR4-NOT transcription complex subunit 2-like isoform X1; the encoded protein is MKRPVALPARRHSPAQEGDTAAMFGANRKKFTEAGAEGEYDEPGGLYYGQPSVFPQRADKDGSGAVDDLADAGGRQRDAFVFRTTAAPSCASGQLSQLGASLYGPQSALGFPARGLNSGAPPSRSGLAQSAAAHTPSSPGRGIPPKNGRAVLNHNHQVGGERGGGGRSPGGPSPSIIGMPKQSRQAFTISSMSGFGASRTPGFNVFNGTDGSENVTGLDPSDFPALADRGRRDGGANPAPLLNPLAGRAPYVGMVTKPSGEQSQDFSIHNEDFPALPGPNYQTKDPGDDGKTVTRARARCKAAGELLWADSRLGRSEPRLFSDNQHKKGIQVLPDGRVSNIPLGMVTDQFGMIGLLTFIRAAETEPGTVHLALGSDLTTLGLNLNSPENLYPKFASPWASAPCRPQDIDFHVPSEYLTNVHIRDKLAAIKLSRYASTGTGATTRRSGCGSRGHPAWSRRSRQTPTRGARTTSLTASTGGRLPRSSTWSTTNWKSDLTFPPPSTTTPPSRPSDWPAGRPLARPPAPPSTDGPRNLHLRFPHLIFLIAFSPEVRLRVRPGQEVDFVASFHTKREKKKAT
- the LOC133145430 gene encoding CCR4-NOT transcription complex subunit 2-like isoform X3; translated protein: MFGANRKKFTEAGAEGEYDEPGGLYYGQPSVFPQRADKDGSGAVDDLADAGGRQRDAFVFRTTAAPSCASGQLSQLGASLYGPQSALGFPARGLNSGAPPSRSGLAQSAAAHTPSSPGRGIPPKNGRAVLNHNHQVGGERGGGGRSPGGPSPSIIGMPKQSRQAFTISSMSGFGASRTPGFNVFNGTDGSENVTGLDPSDFPALADRGRRDGGANPAPLLNPLAGRAPYVGMVTKPSGEQSQDFSIHNEDFPALPGPNYQTKDPGDDGKTVTRARARCKAAGELLWADSRLGRSEPRLFSDNQHKKGIQVLPDGRVSNIPLGMVTDQFGMIGLLTFIRAAETEPGTVHLALGSDLTTLGLNLNSPENLYPKFASPWASAPCRPQDIDFHVPSEYLTNVHIRDKLAAIKLSRYASTGTGATTRRSGCGSRGHPAWSRRSRQTPTRGARTTSLTASTGGRLPRSSTWSTTNWKSDLTFPPPSTTTPPSRPSDWPAGRPLARPPAPPSTDGPRNLHLRFPHLIFLIAFSPEVRLRVRPGQEVDFVASFHTKREKKKAT
- the LOC133145430 gene encoding CCR4-NOT transcription complex subunit 2-like isoform X6 translates to MKRPVALPARRHSPAQEGDTAAMFGANRKKFTEAGAEGEYDEPGGLYYGQPSVFPQRADKDGSGAVDDLADAGGRQRDAFVFRTTAAPSCASGQLSQLGASLYGPQSALGFPARGLNSGAPPSRSGLAQSAAAHTPSSPGRGIPPKNGRAVLNHNHQVGGERGGGGRSPGGPSPSIIGMPKQSRQAFTISSMSGFGASRTPGFNVFNGTDGSENVTGLDPSDFPALADRGRRDGGANPAPLLNPLAGRAPYVGMVTKPSGEQSQDFSIHNEDFPALPGPNYQTKDPGDDGKTNLGSSGKPASNTDAPKFPGDKSCVSASSDNQHKKGIQVLPDGRVSNIPLGMVTDQFGMIGLLTFIRAAETEPGTVHLALGSDLTTLGLNLNSPENLYPKFASPWASAPCRPQDIDFHVPSEYLTNVHIRDKLAAIKLSRYGEDLLFYLYYMNGGDLLQLLSAVELFNRDWRYHKEERVWITRAPGMEPSLKTNAYERGTYYFFDCLNWRKVAKEFHLEYDKLEERPHVPSTFNYNPAQQAF
- the LOC133145430 gene encoding CCR4-NOT transcription complex subunit 2-like isoform X8, which produces MKRPVALPARRHSPAQEGDTAAMFGANRKKFTEAGAEGEYDEPGGLYYGQPSVFPQRADKDGSGAVDDLADAGGRQRDAFVFRTTAAPSCASGQLSQLGASLYGPQSALGFPARGLNSGAPPSRSGLAQSAAAHTPSSPGRGIPPKNGRAVLNHNHQVGGERGGGGRSPGGPSPSIIGMPKQSRQAFTISSMSGFGASRTPGFNVFNGTDGSENVTGLDPSDFPALADRGRRDGGANPAPLLNPLAGRAPYVGMVTKPSGEQSQDFSIHNEDFPALPGPNYQTKDPGDDGKTVTRARARCKAAGELLWADSRLGRSEPRLFRTREQHPARHGNGPIRHDRPADVHPGGRDRARHGAPGSRIRPHHARPQPQLAREPLPQVCVSVGVGAVPAAGHRFSRTVGILDQRPHTGQAGRHQVVPLRFNRDWRYHKEERVWITRAPGMEPSLKTNAYERGTYYFFDCLNWRKVAKEFHLEYDKLEERPHVPSTFNYNPAQQAF